The following are encoded together in the Corynebacterium jeikeium genome:
- a CDS encoding site-specific DNA-methyltransferase, producing MLIKQLPISELEPADYNPRKDLKPGDADYEKLKRSLTEFGYVEPVIYNRTTGHVVGGHQRLKVLADLGHTDVDCVVVELDETREKALNVALNKISGDWDESKLALLIADLDAADFDAELTGFDDDEIQAMIGSLDDDEVTDDGFDLTAALEAASFVQRGDIWTIGRHRLVCGDATNADDVAVLMDGKSANLVLTDPPYNVAFESSDGLTIKNDAMKADSFYEFLLAAFTNMAGVLDKGGSAYVFHADTEGLNFRKAFIDAGFKLSGCCIWVKDSLVLGRSPYQWQHEPVLYGWKQGAKHKWFADRKQTTIWNFAKPRKNSDHPTSKPLDLLAYPIRNSTQANAIILDTFAGSGSTLMAAEQTDRIAYLMELDEKYASVILRRYAEATGDAAGITCQRDGTQYAYLDLVKQVDRDRE from the coding sequence GTGCTCATCAAGCAGCTACCCATCAGTGAGCTCGAGCCCGCCGACTACAACCCGCGTAAGGACCTGAAGCCCGGCGATGCGGACTACGAGAAACTCAAGCGGTCGCTGACCGAGTTCGGTTACGTCGAGCCGGTGATCTACAACCGCACCACCGGTCACGTCGTCGGCGGCCACCAGCGCCTGAAAGTGCTCGCTGACCTCGGCCATACCGATGTTGACTGCGTGGTCGTCGAACTGGACGAGACCCGCGAGAAGGCCCTGAACGTCGCATTGAACAAGATCAGCGGCGACTGGGATGAATCCAAGCTGGCCCTGCTCATCGCCGACCTGGACGCGGCCGACTTTGATGCTGAGCTCACCGGCTTCGACGATGACGAAATCCAGGCGATGATTGGTTCCCTCGACGATGACGAGGTCACCGATGACGGCTTCGATCTCACCGCCGCGCTCGAGGCCGCCTCCTTCGTCCAGCGCGGGGACATCTGGACCATCGGCAGGCACCGGCTGGTCTGCGGGGACGCTACCAACGCAGACGATGTCGCGGTGCTCATGGATGGCAAGAGCGCGAACCTGGTGCTTACCGACCCGCCCTACAACGTCGCCTTCGAGTCCTCCGACGGGCTCACGATCAAAAACGACGCGATGAAGGCCGACTCGTTCTACGAGTTCCTACTCGCGGCGTTTACCAACATGGCGGGTGTTCTCGACAAGGGCGGGTCGGCGTATGTGTTTCACGCCGACACCGAAGGGCTGAACTTCCGCAAAGCGTTCATCGATGCCGGGTTCAAGCTCTCCGGCTGCTGCATCTGGGTCAAAGACTCCCTCGTGCTGGGACGCTCGCCGTACCAGTGGCAGCACGAACCGGTCCTCTACGGGTGGAAGCAGGGAGCCAAGCACAAGTGGTTCGCTGACCGGAAACAGACCACGATCTGGAACTTCGCCAAGCCGCGAAAGAACTCCGACCACCCGACGAGCAAGCCGCTGGACCTGCTGGCCTATCCGATCCGCAACTCCACCCAGGCCAACGCGATCATCCTCGACACCTTCGCTGGCAGCGGTTCGACCCTGATGGCCGCCGAGCAGACCGACCGCATCGCCTACCTCATGGAGTTGGACGAGAAGTACGCCTCGGTGATCCTGCGCCGCTACGCCGAGGCGACCGGGGATGCGGCCGGGATCACCTGCCAGCGCGACGGCACCCAGTACGCCTACCTGGATCTGGTCAAACAGGTCGACCGCGACCGCGAATAA
- a CDS encoding DUF4314 domain-containing protein produces the protein MTPGQRVRLIATSDPYTTLRPGVLGTVAFVDDLGTVHVDWDTGSNLGLIPGEDSWETLPTEKPEK, from the coding sequence ATGACTCCTGGCCAGCGGGTGCGCCTGATCGCCACCAGCGACCCGTACACGACGCTGCGCCCCGGTGTGCTTGGCACCGTGGCGTTCGTCGACGACCTCGGCACCGTCCACGTCGACTGGGACACCGGATCGAACCTGGGGCTCATCCCGGGCGAGGACTCCTGGGAAACCCTACCCACTGAAAAGCCCGAAAAATAG
- a CDS encoding terminase large subunit: MTSTYQPTRFMADGSTYNQRKADFAVAFIQALRHTKGRWAGQPFKLLGWQEQIVRDLFGTIKPDGYRQFTTAYVEIPKKQGKSELAAAIALLLTCGDGEQAAEVYGCAADRQQASIVFEVAADMIRQSPALSKRVKILSSQKRIIYKPTNSFYQVLSAEAYSKHGFNISGVVFDELHTQPNRALFDVMTKGSGDARTQPLYFLITTAGTDTHSICYEQHQKARDILAGKKHDPTFYPVIYGADLDDDWTDEKVWHKANPSLGVTVPVDKVRAACNSARQNPAEENSFRQLRLNQWVKQSVRWMPMHIWDACADPVDLDELEGRPCYGGLDLASTTDITAFVLVFPPYGDDEQYRIAPWFWIPEDNLSLRVARDHVPYDLWHAQGFLETTEGNVVHYAHIEHLIEQLGERFDIREIAFDRWGAVQMSQNLDDAGFTVVPFGQGFKDMSPPSKELMKLALEGRLAHGGHPVLAWMVDNIHVRTDPAGNIKPDKQKSTEKIDGVVATIMALDRAIRGGSAQTGASVYDSRGLLVL; encoded by the coding sequence ATGACGAGCACGTATCAACCAACCCGGTTCATGGCAGACGGCTCCACCTACAACCAACGCAAAGCCGACTTCGCCGTGGCGTTCATTCAGGCGCTGCGCCACACCAAAGGCCGCTGGGCAGGACAACCGTTTAAGCTCTTGGGCTGGCAGGAACAGATCGTGCGCGACCTGTTCGGCACCATCAAGCCCGACGGCTACCGCCAGTTCACCACCGCCTATGTGGAAATCCCCAAGAAGCAGGGCAAGTCCGAGCTGGCCGCCGCGATCGCGCTGCTGCTGACCTGCGGGGACGGTGAGCAAGCCGCCGAGGTCTACGGGTGCGCGGCAGACCGACAGCAAGCCAGCATCGTCTTCGAGGTCGCCGCCGACATGATCCGCCAATCACCAGCCCTATCGAAGCGGGTGAAAATCCTCAGCAGTCAGAAGCGGATCATCTACAAGCCGACCAACAGCTTCTACCAGGTGCTCTCGGCTGAGGCGTACTCCAAGCACGGGTTCAACATCTCCGGTGTCGTCTTCGACGAGCTGCACACCCAACCCAACCGGGCCCTGTTCGACGTGATGACCAAGGGCTCGGGTGATGCGCGCACCCAGCCGCTGTACTTCCTCATCACCACCGCAGGCACCGACACCCACAGCATCTGCTACGAGCAGCACCAAAAAGCACGCGACATTCTGGCGGGCAAGAAACACGACCCCACCTTCTACCCGGTGATCTACGGCGCAGACCTGGACGATGACTGGACGGATGAAAAGGTCTGGCACAAGGCCAACCCCTCGCTTGGGGTCACGGTGCCGGTGGATAAGGTACGCGCCGCGTGCAACTCGGCGCGCCAAAACCCCGCCGAGGAGAACTCGTTTCGCCAGCTGCGGCTTAACCAGTGGGTGAAACAGTCCGTGCGGTGGATGCCCATGCACATCTGGGACGCCTGCGCGGACCCGGTAGACCTAGACGAGCTGGAGGGCAGGCCCTGCTACGGCGGGCTGGACTTGGCCTCCACGACGGATATCACCGCGTTCGTGCTCGTCTTCCCGCCCTACGGGGATGACGAGCAGTACCGGATCGCCCCGTGGTTCTGGATACCGGAGGACAACCTTTCGCTGAGGGTGGCGCGTGATCACGTGCCCTACGACCTGTGGCACGCCCAAGGCTTTCTGGAGACCACGGAGGGCAACGTGGTCCACTACGCCCACATCGAGCACCTCATCGAGCAGCTCGGCGAGAGGTTCGATATCCGCGAGATCGCCTTCGACCGGTGGGGCGCAGTCCAGATGAGCCAAAACCTCGACGATGCCGGTTTCACCGTCGTGCCGTTCGGGCAGGGCTTCAAAGACATGAGCCCACCGAGCAAGGAGCTGATGAAGCTCGCACTTGAAGGACGCTTGGCTCACGGAGGGCACCCGGTGCTGGCCTGGATGGTCGACAACATCCACGTACGCACCGACCCGGCAGGAAACATCAAACCCGACAAGCAGAAGTCCACCGAGAAGATCGACGGGGTCGTCGCCACCATCATGGCCCTTGACCGCGCGATCCGAGGCGGCAGCGCTCAGACGGGCGCGTCGGTGTACGACTCGCGCGGGTTGCTCGTCCTCTAA
- a CDS encoding IS256-like element IS1249 family transposase, translating into MSKNQPRCHCGGEMKRNGTTSKGTTRWRCKQCGASSVKRRNDITNAAVFTQFIEHCTTAISLDDLAKRNGVSRATMKRRFKWCWLVDVPDPTAGHHKRIYDQVFLDGTYTAGGCLIVAATIDHVIAWHWCKHETTRDYQLLLERIEAPLIAVIDGGQGAYSAIKKCWPTTKIQRCLVHAQRVVRRYTTTNPRTDAGRTIYRLALKLTRITTLDEAAAWGVQLHEFSTIYREWMNEKTMIKDPKTGAWTRVWTHHNVRKAYNSLNHLWRSEMLFVYLNPPAGVLAPERIKSTTNSLEGGINAQLKLLARTHRGRSGERQRRMLDWWLYLKTELPDDPVRIARQSDWGQGQLAKVSTLTQTENQADHETGRPALYDNAIDTDYTHSIGIQKGQI; encoded by the coding sequence ATGTCGAAGAACCAACCACGCTGCCACTGCGGCGGTGAAATGAAACGCAACGGCACCACCAGCAAAGGCACCACCAGATGGCGCTGCAAACAATGCGGCGCCTCCAGCGTCAAACGTCGAAACGACATCACCAACGCGGCAGTGTTCACCCAGTTCATCGAGCATTGCACCACCGCAATATCACTCGACGACCTAGCCAAACGAAACGGTGTTAGCCGCGCCACCATGAAGCGGCGCTTCAAGTGGTGCTGGCTCGTTGATGTGCCTGACCCCACCGCCGGCCACCACAAGCGGATCTACGACCAGGTATTTCTCGATGGCACCTACACCGCCGGTGGCTGCCTGATCGTCGCGGCGACCATCGACCACGTGATCGCCTGGCACTGGTGCAAACACGAAACCACCCGCGACTACCAACTGCTGCTTGAACGCATCGAAGCCCCACTCATCGCCGTCATCGACGGCGGCCAAGGCGCATACAGCGCAATCAAAAAGTGCTGGCCGACTACGAAAATTCAACGCTGCCTCGTCCACGCCCAACGCGTGGTCCGCCGCTACACCACCACCAACCCACGCACCGATGCCGGGCGCACCATCTACCGACTTGCGCTGAAACTGACCCGGATCACCACACTGGATGAAGCCGCCGCGTGGGGTGTGCAACTGCACGAGTTTTCAACGATCTACCGGGAATGGATGAACGAGAAAACCATGATCAAAGACCCCAAAACAGGTGCATGGACCCGCGTGTGGACCCACCACAACGTGCGCAAGGCCTACAACAGCCTCAACCATCTTTGGCGGTCCGAGATGCTGTTTGTCTACCTCAACCCGCCAGCAGGAGTCCTTGCGCCCGAGCGGATCAAATCCACCACCAACAGCTTAGAAGGCGGCATCAACGCCCAGCTCAAACTGCTCGCCAGAACCCACCGCGGCAGATCAGGCGAACGACAACGCCGCATGCTGGATTGGTGGCTCTACTTAAAAACGGAACTGCCTGACGATCCAGTACGAATCGCCAGGCAGTCCGACTGGGGCCAGGGCCAACTCGCCAAAGTATCCACCCTGACCCAAACCGAGAACCAAGCCGACCACGAAACAGGACGCCCAGCCCTCTACGACAACGCTATCGACACCGACTACACCCACTCAATCGGCATTCAAAAAGGCCAAATCTAA